From a single Bradyrhizobium sediminis genomic region:
- a CDS encoding Trm112 family protein: MTTPSERLESTVDPKLLEILVCPLTKGPLEFDAAKQELISRSAKLAYPIRDGIPIMLPEEARKIE; this comes from the coding sequence ATGACAACCCCGTCCGAACGCCTTGAATCCACCGTCGATCCCAAATTGCTGGAGATCCTGGTCTGCCCGCTGACCAAGGGTCCGCTGGAGTTCGACGCGGCGAAGCAGGAGCTGATCTCGCGTTCGGCAAAGCTCGCTTATCCGATCCGCGACGGCATCCCGATCATGCTGCCGGAAGAGGCAAGGAAGATCGAGTGA
- a CDS encoding TetR/AcrR family transcriptional regulator yields the protein MTDQLSAKDWLDQGLKTLAKSGFTALKAEPLAKAMGVSRGSFYWHFADIAAYHAAILKYWREVSAEQIIASLEASAGDDDPLALLLRRTFSNKPAREKAIRSWAAIDPKARAAVQAIDRRRLDYVESLLKRSGLTDETARARAQILYWAFLGFALSDQPLPPAGQSAVLDELVRFALR from the coding sequence ATGACCGATCAACTTTCGGCAAAAGACTGGCTCGATCAGGGTCTGAAAACGCTGGCCAAGAGCGGCTTCACGGCGCTTAAGGCCGAGCCGCTGGCGAAGGCCATGGGGGTTTCGCGCGGCAGCTTCTACTGGCACTTCGCCGATATCGCCGCCTACCACGCCGCTATCCTCAAATATTGGCGCGAAGTCTCCGCCGAGCAGATCATTGCCAGCCTGGAGGCTTCGGCCGGGGACGACGACCCCCTGGCCTTGCTGCTCCGCCGGACATTCAGCAACAAGCCGGCACGGGAGAAGGCGATCCGCAGCTGGGCCGCGATCGACCCCAAGGCCCGCGCGGCGGTGCAGGCCATCGATCGCCGCCGGCTGGATTATGTGGAAAGCCTGCTCAAAAGGTCCGGGCTGACCGACGAGACCGCCCGCGCCCGTGCGCAAATTCTCTATTGGGCGTTTTTGGGTTTCGCGCTGTCGGATCAGCCGCTGCCGCCGGCAGGACAGTCGGCGGTGCTCGACGAACTGGTCCGCTTCGCCTTGCGATAG
- a CDS encoding LON peptidase substrate-binding domain-containing protein: MPINAEYRGPGDLPEVIPVFPLPGALLLPRGQMPLNIFEPRYLAMVDDALRDGHRLIGMIQPDASHTYSEAKPVLFRVGCVGRITQLAESGDGRYILELTGIARFKVIEEMTVLTPYRQCKVDYFPYIDDFTARKGEEAVDREALLAVLTDFLKANNLKVDWEGVESAPNEALVNALAMMSPYGPPEKQAMLEAPDLKTRAEILIAVTEMDLAKKRTSGDTGLQ; the protein is encoded by the coding sequence ATGCCGATCAATGCCGAATATCGCGGGCCCGGCGACCTTCCCGAGGTAATTCCGGTGTTTCCGCTGCCCGGCGCGCTCCTGCTGCCGCGCGGCCAGATGCCGCTCAACATCTTCGAGCCGCGCTATCTGGCGATGGTGGACGATGCGCTGCGCGACGGCCACCGGCTGATCGGGATGATCCAGCCGGATGCATCCCACACCTATAGCGAAGCGAAGCCGGTGCTGTTTCGGGTCGGCTGCGTCGGACGCATCACCCAGCTCGCCGAATCCGGCGACGGCCGTTACATCCTCGAACTCACCGGCATCGCGCGTTTCAAGGTGATCGAGGAAATGACGGTTCTGACGCCGTACCGGCAATGCAAGGTGGATTATTTCCCCTACATCGACGATTTCACCGCCCGCAAGGGCGAGGAAGCCGTCGACCGCGAGGCCTTGCTCGCGGTGCTGACCGATTTTCTCAAGGCCAACAATCTCAAGGTCGACTGGGAAGGCGTCGAAAGCGCGCCCAACGAGGCGCTGGTCAACGCGCTGGCGATGATGTCGCCCTATGGTCCGCCGGAGAAGCAGGCAATGCTGGAAGCGCCCGATCTCAAGACCCGCGCCGAGATCCTGATCGCGGTCACCGAAATGGACCTCGCCAAGAAGCGCACCAGCGGCGATACCGGGCTGCAGTAG
- the trxA gene encoding thioredoxin, with amino-acid sequence MTIIEQGSGPAPQAAPDLIKETTTQTFVKDVIEESKRQPVLIDFWAPWCGPCRQLTPIIEKAVRAAKGKVKLVKMNIDEHPAIPGQMGIQSIPAVIAFVNGQPADGFMGAVPESQVTAFIDKLTKGMPGAGEPNIAEILKEAEAVLAEGDAATAAQIYAEVLAADATNIAALAGLAKCYVTTGAIEQARQTIAMVPESKRNEAAVKAVQASIDLAEQAKAVGPVTELEQKVAANPLDHQARFDLATALNASGQRAEATGQLLEIVKRDRKWNEDGARKQLVQFFEAWGPTDEATVEGRKRLSTVLFS; translated from the coding sequence GTGACAATAATAGAGCAGGGCAGCGGACCGGCGCCGCAGGCGGCGCCCGATCTGATCAAGGAGACCACCACCCAGACCTTCGTGAAGGACGTCATCGAGGAATCGAAGCGCCAGCCGGTGCTGATCGATTTCTGGGCCCCGTGGTGCGGCCCCTGCCGCCAGCTCACCCCGATCATCGAGAAAGCGGTCCGCGCCGCCAAGGGCAAGGTCAAGCTGGTCAAGATGAACATCGACGAACATCCGGCGATCCCCGGCCAGATGGGGATTCAGTCGATCCCGGCGGTGATCGCCTTCGTCAACGGCCAGCCCGCCGACGGTTTCATGGGCGCGGTCCCGGAAAGCCAGGTCACCGCCTTCATCGACAAGCTGACCAAGGGCATGCCGGGCGCCGGCGAGCCCAATATCGCTGAAATCCTCAAAGAGGCCGAGGCCGTCCTCGCCGAAGGCGATGCGGCCACCGCGGCGCAGATCTATGCCGAGGTGCTGGCGGCGGACGCCACCAATATCGCAGCCCTGGCGGGGCTTGCGAAATGCTACGTCACGACCGGAGCCATCGAGCAGGCCAGGCAGACCATCGCCATGGTGCCGGAATCGAAGCGCAACGAAGCGGCGGTCAAGGCGGTGCAGGCGTCGATCGATCTCGCCGAGCAGGCCAAGGCGGTCGGCCCGGTAACCGAGCTCGAACAGAAAGTCGCCGCAAACCCGCTCGATCATCAGGCGCGATTCGATCTGGCGACCGCGCTCAACGCCTCGGGCCAGCGTGCCGAGGCCACCGGCCAGCTGCTCGAAATCGTCAAGCGCGACCGCAAGTGGAACGAGGACGGCGCGCGCAAGCAACTGGTACAGTTCTTCGAGGCGTGGGGTCCCACCGATGAAGCCACTGTCGAAGGGCGCAAGCGGCTGTCGACTGTGCTTTTTTCATAA
- a CDS encoding PQQ-dependent sugar dehydrogenase, producing the protein MKSAFNRSILALAAIAIVAGAGPASAQQKPLKKYESGTKEFWTHPPDDWFLGDENEAQRGLAPPSGPPTGASEAELAAMMKKIKLPAGFKIEVYASGVLAARQMAWGDKGTMFVGSFGLGNVYAITESGGKKTVKTVVKGLRMPTGLAFRDGALYVIDVDKLIRYDNAEANLDNLGAGKVVYDDMPPYMAHGWKYIAVDKDGWFYLPFGPPFNIGLPPTSVSQIRRVDPKTGNAELVALGVRNSVGGDVDPRSGKYWFTENARDWLSDDTPSDKLNMISKMGEHFGYPYCHQGDLPDPKFAMGHKCSEFTPPVLKLGAHVAPLGMKFYTGDQFPAEYKNNIFIAEHGSWNRHKYQGARIKRVIVGADGKNAKQEIFASGWLEGDQGYLGRPADIVLGKDGSMFVADDWAGAIYRISYSKK; encoded by the coding sequence ATGAAATCGGCTTTCAATCGATCCATTCTTGCGCTCGCAGCTATCGCCATTGTCGCGGGGGCCGGTCCGGCCAGCGCGCAGCAAAAACCGCTGAAGAAATACGAATCCGGCACCAAGGAATTCTGGACCCATCCGCCGGATGACTGGTTCCTCGGTGATGAGAACGAAGCCCAGAGGGGCCTCGCGCCGCCCTCGGGCCCGCCGACCGGCGCATCGGAAGCCGAACTCGCGGCGATGATGAAGAAGATCAAGCTGCCGGCGGGCTTCAAGATCGAAGTCTACGCATCCGGCGTGCTGGCCGCGCGGCAGATGGCCTGGGGCGACAAGGGCACGATGTTCGTCGGCTCCTTCGGCCTCGGCAACGTCTACGCGATCACCGAAAGCGGCGGCAAGAAGACGGTCAAGACGGTCGTCAAGGGACTGCGGATGCCGACCGGTCTGGCGTTCCGCGACGGCGCGCTCTACGTCATCGATGTCGACAAGCTGATCAGATACGACAATGCCGAAGCCAACCTCGACAATCTCGGCGCCGGCAAGGTGGTCTATGACGACATGCCGCCCTATATGGCGCACGGCTGGAAATATATCGCCGTCGACAAGGACGGCTGGTTCTATCTGCCGTTCGGTCCTCCCTTCAACATCGGGCTCCCGCCGACCAGCGTCTCGCAGATCCGCCGGGTCGATCCCAAGACCGGCAACGCCGAACTGGTGGCGCTCGGCGTCCGCAACAGCGTCGGCGGCGACGTCGATCCGCGCAGCGGCAAATACTGGTTCACCGAGAACGCCCGCGACTGGTTGAGCGACGACACCCCGAGCGACAAGCTCAACATGATCTCGAAGATGGGCGAGCACTTCGGCTATCCCTATTGCCACCAGGGCGACCTGCCCGATCCGAAGTTCGCGATGGGCCACAAATGTTCGGAATTCACCCCGCCGGTACTCAAACTCGGCGCGCATGTGGCTCCGCTCGGCATGAAGTTCTATACCGGCGACCAGTTCCCCGCCGAGTACAAGAACAATATCTTCATCGCCGAGCACGGCTCCTGGAACCGGCATAAATATCAGGGTGCCCGGATCAAGCGCGTGATCGTCGGTGCCGACGGCAAGAACGCCAAGCAGGAGATCTTCGCTTCGGGCTGGCTCGAAGGCGACCAGGGCTATCTCGGCCGGCCGGCCGATATCGTTCTGGGCAAGGATGGTTCGATGTTCGTCGCCGACGACTGGGCCGGCGCGATCTATCGCATCAGCTACAGCAAGAAGTAG
- a CDS encoding c-type cytochrome: MTTGRSVVRIALVGILLVAAVVGAGPAHAADVGAGKQKAELCIACHGEGGISQIENIPSLAGQPDLFIQWQLVFFRAGTRKNAQMQPIIEQLSNEDIRNLGAYFASLTPPKGKPDDNPDLSRKGAQAAAGRRCAACHTESYAGTKAVARVAGQRQEYLLKALHDYKSGVRAGGGMAAMADVAYSLSEEEIEALAHYLAHL, from the coding sequence ATGACGACCGGGAGAAGCGTGGTGCGGATTGCCTTAGTCGGGATCTTGCTGGTTGCAGCGGTCGTTGGTGCCGGTCCAGCCCATGCCGCCGACGTCGGCGCCGGCAAGCAGAAGGCCGAACTGTGCATCGCCTGTCACGGCGAAGGCGGCATTTCGCAGATCGAGAATATTCCCTCGCTCGCCGGCCAGCCCGATCTGTTCATTCAGTGGCAGCTGGTTTTCTTTCGGGCCGGGACACGCAAGAACGCGCAGATGCAGCCGATCATCGAACAGCTCAGCAATGAGGATATCCGCAATCTCGGCGCTTATTTTGCGTCGCTCACCCCGCCCAAAGGGAAACCCGACGACAATCCGGATCTATCCCGCAAGGGCGCGCAGGCCGCCGCGGGGCGGCGCTGTGCCGCGTGCCACACCGAAAGCTATGCCGGGACCAAGGCGGTCGCCCGCGTCGCGGGCCAGCGCCAGGAATATCTCCTGAAGGCGCTGCACGACTACAAATCGGGCGTGCGGGCAGGCGGGGGCATGGCGGCGATGGCCGACGTCGCCTATTCCCTTAGCGAAGAGGAAATCGAGGCGTTGGCGCATTATCTCGCGCATTTGTAG
- the panE gene encoding 2-dehydropantoate 2-reductase, protein MRILVVGAGAIGGYFGGRMLEAGRDVTFLVRPKRAAELASAGLVIKSPNGDVTLKNPPTVQAGNINEKFDVVLLSCKAFDLDDAITSFAPAVGPQTAIIPLLNGMLHLDVLDGRFGREHVLGGLCAIAATLNEAREVVQLNPMQSLNFGERDGKLSDRVRAIAEVMASGRFGSVASENIVQEMWEKWVFLASLAAATCLMRSSVGNILAAPGGKDFILGVLDECSEVAEAEGHAPSGPFFQRTRGLLTAEGSQITASMFRDIKAGAPVEADHVIGDLIARGDAAKVPVPRLRIAYTHLKVYEKQRG, encoded by the coding sequence ATGCGCATTCTCGTGGTCGGCGCCGGCGCCATCGGCGGATATTTCGGCGGCAGGATGCTCGAGGCCGGCCGCGACGTCACGTTCCTGGTCCGCCCCAAGCGCGCCGCCGAACTGGCCTCCGCCGGCCTCGTGATCAAGAGTCCGAACGGCGACGTGACCTTGAAGAATCCGCCGACCGTGCAGGCGGGCAATATCAACGAAAAATTCGACGTCGTATTGCTGAGCTGCAAGGCGTTCGACCTCGACGACGCCATCACGTCGTTTGCGCCGGCGGTCGGGCCGCAGACCGCGATCATCCCGCTGCTCAACGGCATGCTGCATCTCGACGTGCTCGACGGCAGGTTCGGCCGCGAGCACGTGCTCGGCGGGCTCTGCGCGATCGCCGCCACGCTCAATGAGGCGCGCGAGGTGGTTCAGCTCAATCCGATGCAATCGCTGAATTTCGGCGAACGCGACGGCAAGCTGTCGGACCGGGTCCGCGCCATCGCCGAGGTGATGGCAAGCGGCCGGTTCGGTTCGGTGGCCAGCGAAAATATCGTGCAGGAGATGTGGGAGAAATGGGTATTCCTCGCCTCGCTTGCGGCCGCGACCTGCCTGATGCGCAGCTCGGTCGGCAATATCCTGGCGGCGCCCGGCGGCAAGGATTTCATCCTCGGCGTGCTCGATGAATGCAGCGAGGTTGCTGAAGCCGAGGGCCATGCGCCGAGCGGGCCGTTCTTCCAGCGCACGCGCGGCTTGCTGACCGCCGAAGGCTCGCAGATCACCGCGTCGATGTTTCGCGACATCAAGGCCGGCGCGCCCGTCGAGGCCGATCACGTGATCGGCGACCTGATCGCGCGCGGCGATGCCGCCAAGGTGCCGGTGCCGCGGCTGCGCATCGCCTACACGCATCTCAAAGTGTATGAGAAGCAGCGCGGGTGA
- a CDS encoding 2-hydroxychromene-2-carboxylate isomerase: MSPTAPQFLFDFGSPNAFLSHEAIPAIEKRTGVKFEYVPILLGGIFKATNNRSPAETLAGVRNKPEFNALETERFLKRFQVRPYVWNPFFPVNTLNLMRAAVAAQLEGVFEKYVEAAFHHMWVEPKKMDDPEVAIRALTASGLDAAKLFARAQEPDVKAKLIENTQGAVERGAFGSPTFFVGKEMFFGKEQLREVEELIAGK; this comes from the coding sequence TTGAGTCCGACCGCCCCGCAATTCCTGTTCGATTTCGGCAGCCCCAATGCTTTCCTCAGCCATGAGGCGATCCCGGCGATCGAAAAGCGGACCGGCGTGAAATTCGAATATGTGCCGATCCTGCTCGGCGGCATCTTCAAGGCCACCAACAACAGATCCCCCGCCGAAACGCTTGCCGGCGTCAGGAACAAGCCCGAGTTCAACGCGCTGGAGACCGAACGCTTCCTGAAGCGTTTTCAGGTCAGGCCCTATGTCTGGAACCCGTTCTTTCCGGTCAACACCCTCAATCTGATGCGCGCTGCCGTTGCTGCGCAGCTGGAGGGCGTGTTCGAGAAATATGTCGAAGCGGCGTTTCATCACATGTGGGTCGAACCCAAGAAGATGGACGACCCCGAAGTGGCGATCAGGGCGCTCACGGCGTCCGGCCTCGATGCGGCAAAGCTGTTCGCGCGCGCGCAGGAGCCTGACGTCAAGGCGAAGCTGATCGAGAACACGCAAGGAGCGGTCGAGCGCGGCGCCTTCGGCTCGCCGACCTTCTTCGTCGGCAAGGAGATGTTCTTCGGCAAGGAGCAGTTGCGCGAGGTCGAGGAACTGATTGCGGGCAAGTAA
- a CDS encoding DUF2239 family protein, whose translation MTPGPGPAYIAFDGDRCIASGDLREVARAAKETLDRRKDASVLVFDGSSGPVDLDFRGSVEDVLARLPKAADAPAREEDAAPPAPRGPGRPKLGVVAREVTLLPRHWEWLAQQNGGASVALRRLVDEARRANRDKDRIRHAQETAYRFIAAMAENKPHYEEVARALFAGDAERFQTWTASWPADVRDHARRLAAAAFEHEAQEGAAG comes from the coding sequence ATGACCCCGGGACCCGGTCCTGCCTACATCGCCTTCGATGGCGACCGCTGTATCGCGTCCGGCGATCTCCGTGAGGTCGCCCGCGCGGCCAAAGAGACGCTCGACCGCCGCAAGGATGCGTCGGTGCTGGTGTTCGATGGCAGCAGCGGCCCGGTCGACCTCGATTTCCGCGGCTCGGTCGAGGATGTGCTGGCGCGATTGCCGAAGGCGGCTGACGCGCCTGCCCGGGAAGAGGATGCCGCGCCGCCCGCACCTCGCGGCCCCGGCCGTCCCAAACTCGGCGTGGTCGCGCGCGAAGTCACACTGCTGCCGCGGCACTGGGAATGGCTGGCGCAGCAAAATGGCGGCGCGTCGGTAGCGCTGCGCAGGCTGGTCGATGAAGCCAGGCGCGCCAACCGGGACAAGGACCGCATCAGGCACGCGCAGGAGACGGCTTACCGCTTCATCGCCGCGATGGCGGAAAACAAGCCGCATTACGAGGAAGTGGCGCGCGCGCTGTTTGCAGGCGACGCCGAGCGATTTCAGACCTGGACCGCCTCCTGGCCTGCCGACGTGCGCGATCACGCGCGCCGGCTCGCCGCAGCAGCGTTCGAGCACGAAGCGCAGGAGGGTGCCGCCGGTTGA
- a CDS encoding glutathione S-transferase family protein yields the protein MLTVHHLNNSRSQRVLWLLEELGVPYEIVRYQRQPDMRAPAELRAIHPLGKSPVITDSGNTIAESGAIAEYIIDTYGEGRLIPPPKTPERLRYTYWLHYAEGSAMSPLLLKLLFTLMPKRAPALLRPLVRKVCNQALTTLVNPQLKQHMAYWEGELGKSEWFAGNEFTAADIQMSFPLEAAAARGGLEQGHPRSMAFLERIHARPAYKRALEKGGPYTVGRG from the coding sequence ATGCTCACCGTCCATCACCTCAACAACTCCAGATCGCAGCGCGTGCTGTGGTTGCTGGAAGAACTCGGCGTTCCCTACGAGATCGTCCGCTATCAGCGACAGCCGGACATGCGGGCGCCGGCGGAACTGCGCGCGATTCATCCGCTCGGCAAGTCGCCCGTCATTACCGACAGCGGCAACACCATCGCCGAGTCAGGCGCGATCGCCGAATACATCATCGACACCTATGGCGAGGGACGCCTGATTCCGCCGCCGAAGACGCCGGAGCGGTTGCGCTATACCTACTGGCTGCATTACGCCGAGGGCTCGGCGATGTCGCCGCTGCTGTTGAAGCTGCTGTTCACGCTGATGCCGAAGCGCGCGCCGGCGTTGCTGCGCCCGCTGGTGCGCAAGGTCTGCAATCAGGCGCTGACCACGCTGGTCAACCCGCAGCTCAAGCAGCACATGGCGTACTGGGAAGGCGAGCTCGGCAAAAGCGAATGGTTCGCCGGCAATGAATTCACCGCCGCCGACATCCAGATGAGCTTTCCGCTGGAAGCCGCCGCTGCGCGCGGCGGGCTCGAGCAGGGCCACCCCAGGTCGATGGCTTTTCTCGAACGCATTCACGCCCGGCCGGCTTACAAGC